A window from Macaca nemestrina isolate mMacNem1 chromosome 8, mMacNem.hap1, whole genome shotgun sequence encodes these proteins:
- the TCIM gene encoding transcriptional and immune response regulator, with protein sequence MKAKRSHQAIIMSTSLRVSPSIHGYHFDTASRKKAVGNIFENIDQESLQRLFRNSGDKKAEERAKIIFAIDQDVEEKTRALMALKKRTKDKLFQFLNLRKYSIKVH encoded by the coding sequence ATGAAAGCAAAGCGAAGCCACCAAGCCATCATCATGTCCACGTCGCTACGAGTCAGCCCGTCCATCCACGGCTACCACTTCGACACAGCCTCTCGTAAGAAAGCCGTGGGCAACATCTTTGAAAACATAGACCAAGAATCACTACAAAGGCTCTTCAGAAACTCTGGAGACAAGAAAGCAGAGGAGAGAGCCAAGATCATTTTTGCCATAGATCAAGATgtggaggagaaaacacgtgcCCTGATGGCCTTGAAGAAGAGGACAAAAGACAAGCTTTTCCAGTTTCTGAATCTGCGGAAATATTCCATCAAAGTTCACTGA